From the Hymenobacter sp. 5317J-9 genome, one window contains:
- a CDS encoding Fic family protein: MRRLGPYIHQRPDWPAFTWDPAALEALLGTVRHQQGRLLGRLDALGVDLRAEATLRTLTLDVLKSSEIEGELLPPASVRSSIAWRLGLEQAALPPADRRVEGVVAMLLDATQRAAEPLTADRLFGWHAALFPTGYSGLYPLQVGAWRTGPMQVVSGPLGRERVHYDAPPADALDAQMQQFLAWFNADQGLDPVLKAGLAHFWFVTIHPFDDGNGRIARAIADLQLARADGTGQRCYSMSAQIQAERQAYYDLLETSQRGPLDVTPWLEWFLGCLGRALQAAEQTLGQVLAKARFWEQHRDAAFTARQRQLLARLLDGFEGKFTTAKWARMAHCSQDTAGRDIADLLAKGVLVHEGAGGRSTSYRLAPEPEAR; this comes from the coding sequence ATGCGGAGATTAGGCCCCTATATTCACCAACGGCCGGACTGGCCGGCCTTCACCTGGGACCCGGCGGCCCTGGAAGCGCTGCTGGGCACCGTGCGCCACCAGCAGGGGCGGCTGTTGGGCCGGCTCGACGCGCTGGGCGTGGACCTGCGGGCCGAAGCCACGCTGCGTACGCTCACGCTCGACGTGCTCAAATCGAGCGAAATCGAAGGCGAGCTGCTGCCCCCGGCTTCCGTGCGCTCCTCCATCGCGTGGCGCTTGGGGCTGGAGCAGGCCGCACTGCCCCCGGCCGACCGGCGGGTGGAAGGCGTGGTGGCCATGCTGCTCGACGCCACCCAGCGGGCCGCCGAACCGCTCACCGCGGACCGCCTGTTCGGCTGGCACGCGGCCTTGTTTCCCACGGGCTACAGCGGGCTGTACCCGCTGCAGGTGGGCGCGTGGCGCACAGGTCCCATGCAGGTGGTGTCCGGGCCGCTGGGCCGCGAGCGCGTGCACTACGACGCGCCCCCGGCCGACGCCCTGGACGCGCAGATGCAGCAGTTTCTGGCCTGGTTCAACGCCGACCAGGGCCTGGACCCCGTGCTCAAAGCGGGGCTGGCCCATTTCTGGTTCGTGACCATTCACCCCTTCGACGACGGCAACGGGCGCATCGCCCGCGCCATCGCCGACTTGCAGCTGGCCCGGGCCGACGGCACGGGCCAGCGTTGCTACAGCATGTCCGCCCAGATCCAAGCCGAACGCCAGGCGTACTACGACCTGCTCGAAACCAGCCAGCGCGGGCCCTTGGACGTCACGCCCTGGCTGGAGTGGTTCTTGGGCTGCCTGGGCCGGGCCCTGCAGGCGGCCGAACAAACGCTGGGGCAGGTGCTGGCCAAGGCCCGCTTCTGGGAGCAGCACCGGGACGCGGCGTTCACGGCCCGGCAGCGGCAGCTGCTCGCGCGGCTGCTCGACGGCTTCGAGGGCAAGTTCACCACGGCCAAGTGGGCGCGCATGGCCCACTGCTCGCAGGACACGGCCGGGCGCGACATCGCCGACCTGCTGGCCAAGGGCGTGCTGGTGCACGAAGGCGCCGGCGGGCGCAGCACCAGCTACCGCTTGGCGCCCGAACCAGAGGCCCGATAA
- a CDS encoding ParA family protein: protein MRILTFANNKGGVGKTTSALAVAHRLAELGSKVLFIDADPQANASTASGLPAEHPHLGLALTEGEGVPTLASLCYPLSTGLSMVRSARIMAQQEKGFGNAPDYQFFFRHQLEDVRSRFNYVIIDTAPNLGPLTVSALVASEAVFIPLQPNLFGSEGMTALIEMVARLKRNFNPQLRVGGIFFTKYSPTYRKALHHQYASDLQADPALAALIMSQSIRENVSLDEAQSMQRPIYEWAPNSNGAADYRSLTDEILTRIS from the coding sequence ATGCGAATACTAACATTTGCCAACAATAAGGGAGGGGTCGGCAAGACGACTTCCGCTCTAGCTGTTGCTCACCGCTTGGCTGAACTGGGCAGCAAAGTGCTCTTCATCGATGCCGACCCGCAAGCCAATGCCAGCACGGCTTCTGGGCTGCCGGCCGAACACCCGCACCTAGGCCTGGCCCTCACGGAAGGGGAGGGAGTTCCCACTCTGGCTTCGCTCTGCTATCCGCTCAGTACGGGCTTGAGCATGGTGCGGTCGGCGCGTATCATGGCTCAGCAAGAAAAGGGCTTCGGCAATGCGCCCGATTACCAGTTCTTTTTCCGCCACCAGCTCGAAGATGTGCGGTCTCGCTTCAACTACGTCATCATCGACACCGCCCCAAACCTGGGACCACTTACCGTATCGGCACTCGTGGCCAGCGAAGCGGTATTCATTCCGTTGCAACCCAATTTATTTGGTAGCGAGGGTATGACGGCGCTCATTGAGATGGTGGCCCGTCTCAAACGCAACTTTAATCCGCAATTGCGGGTGGGAGGCATCTTTTTCACTAAATATTCGCCTACCTACCGCAAGGCCCTGCACCATCAATATGCCAGTGACCTGCAGGCCGACCCGGCCCTGGCCGCGCTGATTATGAGCCAATCCATTCGGGAAAATGTTTCCTTGGATGAGGCCCAGAGCATGCAACGGCCCATCTATGAATGGGCCCCTAACTCCAATGGGGCCGCTGACTACCGCAGTCTCACGGACGAAATTCTCACCCGCATTTCCTAA
- a CDS encoding TerB family tellurite resistance protein, whose protein sequence is MDDTRLLESYSAEEKMAYLSAIASLATADRQASAAETEFLQALVHLAGLEGEAGQQVLAAAQDATNQSIQRDLDVLKTSDLRFPLVADLISFARADGEYADGEEAMIGKMAQYLGISQQQKQTLETVVDQAATVPHDPQDLAKRGFFDRIGDMLSSMGIPKSALMTGMLGVVAPVAISRVMSGGNNQGRGSLLGGRGGGSLGGLLGGAAYSGLGSMLGGMLGGTGGGNGVQGSMLGGLPGGSLGGSMGGGGGGPQPVHATDEPRLMAYDVRGLSDRSGSTVLVRGEKIFHSEFVKNAPLLDLLKAGSSVPASIWDEIHHGVRGPDGNGNQSSEGSEALDSTQTTASEPEENRQLLVETQEQVRPTEPFALTVQVVTEALAAGPGAGVAAFPAGFVGQVDLDVKAPGLHLMSPSFQQLDVPARGDSDRVRFLLRAAVAGTYRIRVDAWNGAAYLTSVEVIVKAEAAQAETSALPLLPPHSPQPVAEPLPLPARARRARPWVGVPRSPTSTR, encoded by the coding sequence ATGGACGATACACGACTATTGGAATCCTATTCCGCAGAGGAAAAAATGGCGTACTTGAGCGCCATTGCCAGCTTAGCCACAGCCGATCGTCAGGCTTCTGCGGCCGAAACCGAGTTTTTGCAAGCCTTGGTCCACCTGGCGGGCCTGGAAGGGGAAGCAGGGCAGCAAGTGCTAGCCGCCGCGCAGGATGCCACCAACCAAAGCATTCAACGGGACTTAGATGTTCTAAAAACCAGCGACTTGCGCTTTCCACTGGTGGCCGACCTCATTAGCTTTGCGCGAGCCGACGGGGAATATGCCGATGGGGAAGAAGCCATGATTGGCAAAATGGCGCAGTACCTGGGTATCAGTCAGCAGCAAAAACAAACGCTGGAAACGGTGGTCGACCAAGCCGCCACCGTACCGCACGATCCACAAGACCTGGCCAAGCGAGGTTTCTTCGACCGCATCGGCGATATGCTTTCCTCCATGGGCATCCCGAAAAGCGCCCTCATGACCGGCATGCTCGGCGTGGTGGCCCCCGTGGCGATTTCGCGCGTGATGAGCGGCGGCAACAACCAGGGCAGGGGCAGCCTCTTGGGCGGCAGGGGCGGCGGTAGCCTGGGTGGCTTGCTGGGAGGCGCGGCATATAGCGGCTTGGGTAGCATGCTGGGCGGCATGCTGGGCGGCACTGGCGGGGGCAACGGCGTCCAAGGCAGTATGCTCGGCGGCCTCCCCGGCGGTTCGCTGGGCGGCTCAATGGGAGGCGGAGGGGGCGGACCACAACCTGTGCACGCCACGGATGAGCCACGCTTAATGGCGTACGATGTACGCGGGTTAAGCGATCGCTCCGGCTCGACCGTCTTGGTTAGAGGTGAAAAGATCTTTCATAGTGAGTTCGTTAAAAATGCGCCTCTACTGGATCTCCTCAAGGCCGGCAGCAGTGTGCCGGCCAGCATCTGGGATGAGATTCACCACGGGGTGCGGGGACCAGACGGGAACGGCAACCAGTCAAGTGAAGGGTCAGAGGCCCTGGATTCAACCCAGACAACGGCATCAGAACCAGAAGAAAACCGCCAGCTGCTGGTGGAAACCCAGGAACAAGTGCGCCCGACGGAACCCTTTGCGCTGACAGTGCAAGTAGTGACCGAAGCCCTTGCCGCCGGCCCCGGTGCAGGGGTGGCAGCCTTTCCTGCGGGCTTTGTTGGGCAAGTGGACCTGGACGTTAAAGCACCGGGGCTGCACCTGATGAGCCCCAGTTTTCAGCAGCTCGACGTCCCCGCACGCGGCGACTCGGACAGGGTGCGGTTCTTGTTGCGCGCAGCAGTCGCAGGCACCTACCGCATTCGCGTCGACGCGTGGAATGGCGCGGCCTATTTGACCAGCGTGGAGGTAATCGTCAAGGCAGAAGCTGCGCAGGCGGAAACAAGCGCGCTGCCCCTGCTTCCGCCCCATTCGCCGCAGCCAGTGGCGGAACCCTTACCTCTCCCGGCGAGGGCACGGCGCGCACGGCCTTGGGTTGGCGTGCCCCGGAGCCCGACGAGTACACGCTGA
- a CDS encoding CHAT domain-containing protein, with protein sequence MGWRAPEPDEYTLTVEYDSDRRTHTFRLLRGGELLPPMESAPLVGTREQVLSGLNEVMNELARNKPRYDYAQARDWLEGKGAQMFRQLLPKELQQVLWEARHRMARLNIIAPGGQLPWEMLFLMDPDPAPDSTDPGLFLADATVVVRWLYGEGAPALIQRAPAYVVIPANSPPSAQQEQASVAMVCGPPTLVSDLNGLRDLTRNGTFRWLHFASHNITLPGQFGTSYIPFGNSPFSQELMESIPARRYAANRPLVFMNACTTAGAQPLFTETTGWADTFLKRGAAAFVGSLWEVRDQSAAAFAHAFYQALKEGRNLGNALRAARAALDPGDPTYLAYALYGNPRATLQ encoded by the coding sequence TTGGGTTGGCGTGCCCCGGAGCCCGACGAGTACACGCTGACGGTGGAGTACGACTCCGACCGGCGGACCCACACGTTCCGCCTGCTGCGCGGGGGCGAGCTCCTGCCGCCCATGGAAAGTGCCCCGCTCGTGGGCACCCGGGAACAGGTCCTCAGCGGACTGAACGAAGTGATGAACGAACTGGCGCGCAACAAGCCGCGCTACGATTATGCGCAGGCGCGCGATTGGCTGGAAGGTAAGGGAGCCCAAATGTTCCGCCAGCTCCTGCCCAAAGAACTGCAACAGGTGCTCTGGGAGGCCCGCCACCGGATGGCGCGGTTGAACATCATCGCGCCGGGGGGCCAACTGCCTTGGGAGATGCTCTTCCTGATGGACCCGGACCCGGCGCCGGACAGCACCGACCCGGGCCTTTTCTTGGCCGACGCCACGGTCGTGGTGCGCTGGCTCTACGGGGAAGGCGCCCCGGCCCTGATTCAGCGGGCGCCGGCCTACGTCGTCATCCCCGCCAATTCGCCGCCCAGCGCCCAACAAGAGCAAGCGTCGGTCGCCATGGTCTGCGGCCCGCCCACGCTGGTGTCGGATCTGAATGGCCTGCGCGACCTAACCCGTAACGGGACGTTTCGCTGGCTGCACTTCGCTTCCCACAACATCACCTTGCCCGGCCAGTTCGGCACGTCGTACATTCCCTTTGGCAATTCGCCGTTCAGCCAGGAGCTGATGGAAAGCATTCCCGCCCGGCGCTACGCCGCGAACCGACCATTAGTGTTCATGAACGCCTGCACCACGGCCGGCGCGCAGCCCTTGTTCACCGAAACCACCGGCTGGGCTGACACTTTCCTCAAGCGCGGCGCCGCGGCGTTTGTCGGGTCGCTGTGGGAGGTGCGCGACCAAAGCGCCGCGGCGTTTGCCCACGCCTTTTACCAAGCCCTAAAAGAGGGCCGGAACCTGGGGAATGCCCTGCGGGCGGCCCGGGCCGCGCTCGACCCGGGCGACCCCACCTACTTGGCGTATGCGCTCTATGGAAACCCGCGCGCCACCTTGCAGTAA
- a CDS encoding replication initiation protein, which translates to MQPKENTNQQLAQHNALINARFSMIPLQMRLFVSMLARQDFGQTEFRSHLIPIKELILDSQGGSAYERVNAMCQNIMEFKIYIEKLEPQTRRRTKKPAFTYINLISTASWEPELGGVVASFNVDALPYLLQLQEAGNFTLADLKEVQKLKSPSALRIYWLLKEYAEFGRRTMSVQELRFVLDVQDHEYPQFRSFKAKILEPARDQLSVTDIPFSYEVQRQGKVVQRVSFQFARKAPAKKAPVLPIESWATALLELGLKPDSIKQVEDQLKAKEYDEGYLRFVVERVGSQHRLGKIKKPAGAIYKALVEKYLLPDYLESQRAVAPPKKAKAVAAKKAAPAIEVAYLVADVRAMYDNPGPFAKKDRLPTFEEHLQAIYLSQGFSFEERGGQKWLVKK; encoded by the coding sequence ATGCAACCGAAAGAGAACACCAACCAGCAGCTTGCTCAACATAACGCGCTGATTAACGCCCGTTTTTCGATGATACCGCTGCAGATGCGGCTGTTCGTGTCTATGCTGGCTCGTCAGGACTTCGGACAAACCGAGTTCCGCAGTCACCTTATTCCCATCAAAGAATTGATTCTCGATTCCCAAGGAGGTTCGGCCTACGAACGGGTGAATGCTATGTGCCAGAACATCATGGAGTTTAAAATCTACATAGAGAAGCTGGAGCCCCAAACCCGTCGTCGCACCAAAAAACCGGCCTTTACTTACATCAATCTGATTTCGACTGCCAGTTGGGAGCCCGAACTGGGTGGGGTTGTGGCCAGCTTCAACGTGGATGCCCTGCCCTATTTACTGCAACTTCAAGAGGCCGGTAACTTTACTCTGGCCGACCTGAAGGAGGTCCAAAAGCTCAAAAGCCCCTCCGCACTGCGCATTTACTGGTTGCTGAAAGAATACGCGGAATTTGGCCGTCGCACCATGAGCGTGCAGGAGCTGCGGTTCGTGCTTGATGTGCAGGACCATGAATACCCCCAATTCCGGAGCTTCAAGGCAAAAATACTGGAACCTGCCCGCGACCAACTTTCCGTCACCGATATACCCTTTTCTTACGAGGTGCAACGGCAAGGCAAGGTAGTGCAACGGGTTAGCTTTCAGTTTGCGCGTAAGGCCCCGGCCAAGAAAGCACCCGTTTTGCCGATAGAATCCTGGGCTACCGCGCTGCTGGAACTGGGGTTGAAGCCCGACAGCATCAAACAAGTGGAAGACCAGCTAAAAGCTAAAGAATACGACGAGGGCTACTTGCGCTTCGTCGTCGAAAGAGTTGGATCGCAGCACCGGCTGGGAAAGATTAAAAAGCCTGCCGGGGCCATTTACAAAGCATTGGTAGAAAAATATCTGTTGCCGGATTACCTAGAGAGCCAACGCGCAGTTGCTCCACCAAAAAAGGCAAAGGCAGTGGCTGCCAAAAAAGCGGCGCCGGCTATTGAAGTTGCTTACTTAGTGGCCGACGTACGGGCCATGTACGACAACCCTGGACCCTTTGCCAAGAAAGACCGTCTGCCTACCTTCGAGGAGCATTTGCAGGCGATTTACCTATCCCAAGGGTTTAGCTTTGAAGAACGCGGCGGTCAAAAATGGCTTGTGAAAAAGTAA